The proteins below come from a single Salvia miltiorrhiza cultivar Shanhuang (shh) unplaced genomic scaffold, IMPLAD_Smil_shh original_scaffold_190, whole genome shotgun sequence genomic window:
- the LOC131003329 gene encoding uncharacterized protein LOC131003329 → MSNITKLEFVALDISGKNYMPWILDAEVHLVARSLEETIKEGNDASQQDRAKALIFLRHHLHDDLKVEYLTIKNPCEWWKNLKERFDHQRTVVLPKARFEWMHLRMQDFKSVSAYNSELFRITSKLKLCGETITDEDMLEKTFSTFHASNVLLQQQYRERGFKKYSGLISCLLVAEQNNELLIKNHELKPTGSTALPEANATIKQEYDRGRGN, encoded by the coding sequence ATGTCAAATATCACCAAACTTGAGTTTGTTGCACTTGACATATCTGGCAAGAATTACATGCCATGGATTCTTGATGCCGAGGTTCATTTGGTTGCAAGATCTCTAGAAGAGACAATAAAAGAAGGAAATGACGCATCCCAGCAGGATCGCGCTAAGGCACTCATTTTCCTTCGTCATCATCTTCATGATGATTTGAAAGTTGAATATCTTACCATCAAAAACCCATGTGAATGGTGGAAAAACCTCAAAGAACGGTTTGATCATCAAAGGACTGTTGTTCTTCCTAAGGCTCGTTTTGAGTGGATGCATTTAAGAATGCAAGATTTCAAAAGTGTGAGTGCTTATAATTCGGAATTGTTTCGAATTACTTCTAAATTGAAACTATGTGGTGAAACAATCACCGATGAAGATATGCTTGAGAAAACATTCTCAACTTTTCATGCTTCAAATGTGCTCTTACAACAACAATATAGAGAGCGGGGTTTCAAAAAGTACTCTGGCCTTATATCTTGCTTATTAGTTGCCGAACAAAATAATGAGTTGCTAATAAAAAACCACGAGTTAAAACCCACAGGTTCCACTGCATTACCTGAAGCTAATGCAACGATCAAACAAGAGTATGACCGTGGTCGTGGGAACTAA
- the LOC131003328 gene encoding uncharacterized protein LOC131003328: MSEPDGVGTGIIKHRGGSRCALDYAMEMAKEKGVTVEEVQLDVFERFHVTKSGDYTDGKSRAIAMKVNERIETLSQPVPGTDEVPEVDRNEIFKSLIQPSKKKRLFGAGSLAHCYISGSSSADSAATSQLDSTAQQKLVEVQELLELERHERHQSEEKMRAELRARDEAQAQMQAQFQAQIQAQLRAQQEAFEQALSKLYSGRGGSSSSS; this comes from the exons ATGTCTGAACCAGATGGAGTTGGAACAGGGATCATAAAGCATAGAGGTGGCTCAAGATGTGCTTTGGATTATGCCATGGAAATG GCAAAAGAGAAAGGAGTCACCGTAGAAGAGGTCCAGCTCGATGTGTTCGAAAGGTTTCACGTCACAAAATCTGGTGATTACACAGATGGGAAGTCTCGTGCTATTGCA ATGAAGGTGAATGAGCGTATTGAGACATTGAGCCAGCCTGTTCCCGGCACAGATGAGGTGCCAGAGGTGGATAGGAATGAGATCTTCAAAAGTCTTATCCAGCCCTCGAAGAAGAAGAGATTGTTTGGTGCTGGCTCTCTTGCGCATTGCTATATAAGTGGTTCATCGAGTGCTGATTCTGCAGCGACCTCCCAGCTCGATTCCACTGCTCAGCAGAAGTTGGTGGAGGTGCAGGAACTGTTAGAGTTAGAGAGACATGAGCGTCATCAAAGCGAGGAAAAGATGCGAGCAGAGCTGAGGGCACGAGACGAGGCACAAGCACAGATGCAGGCACAGTTTCAGGCACAGATTCAGGCTCAGCTACGAGCTCAGCAGGAGGCGTTTGAGCAAGCTCTATCGAAGCTATATAGTGGTAGAGGAGgctcatcatcttcctcttga